The Syntrophomonadaceae bacterium genome contains a region encoding:
- a CDS encoding lipopolysaccharide biosynthesis protein, translated as MNDEITIDLKDYLRILGKWKWVIILITAVSIVTAAVLSWFVLPPVYQAKAVIQVIRGEQRPVAAREAQTLEEVVGTLSRLPQMTINTYVSQLKNQEVFQQVIKRLNLDQTLYTPAGLSGMVSAHAVRDTNLIEVQVQNTDPNLAANLANAISEEFMVFINENNQEQLGKSMELLRSQLESTDRELAAATENLRKFDAQPRSVEYLAEQMTSRLADLSNFRSQQIAAEVSLQQELAGKNRLEARLAQTPPVITITTKIEPPLDGSELSPGTSAGQVVTEEPNPAYDRITQELAARDVKITELQARVAAITATVKALDREITGLQAEIAGKRAERSQLQGSVDRLEATYGVLADNITRTQVIRSINIGDASLMVVAGAVTPTDPVKPRKMLNVAIAFLLGLMVSVFLVFLLEFLDNTIKTPADIERHLAVPVLGSIPFHEPRDSVSGVGKKGWFANQNEPVPGAAGYPAAGIARGETSATKE; from the coding sequence TTGAACGATGAAATTACTATCGACTTAAAAGACTACCTGCGTATTTTGGGCAAGTGGAAGTGGGTAATTATCCTGATCACCGCGGTTTCTATAGTTACCGCCGCGGTCTTAAGCTGGTTTGTCTTGCCGCCTGTTTACCAGGCCAAGGCCGTCATCCAGGTGATCCGGGGCGAGCAAAGGCCGGTGGCCGCAAGAGAAGCTCAAACCTTGGAAGAGGTAGTCGGCACCCTGTCCCGTCTTCCCCAGATGACCATCAACACCTATGTCAGCCAGCTGAAAAACCAGGAGGTCTTCCAGCAGGTGATCAAGCGCCTGAACCTGGACCAGACCCTCTATACCCCTGCGGGATTGTCAGGCATGGTATCCGCCCATGCCGTCAGGGATACCAACCTGATCGAGGTCCAGGTTCAAAATACTGATCCCAATTTGGCGGCTAATCTGGCCAATGCCATCAGCGAAGAATTCATGGTGTTTATTAACGAAAATAACCAGGAGCAGCTGGGCAAGTCCATGGAGCTGCTTAGAAGCCAGCTGGAAAGCACCGACCGGGAGCTGGCCGCCGCTACGGAAAACCTGCGCAAGTTCGACGCCCAGCCCCGCAGCGTAGAATACCTGGCGGAACAAATGACCAGCCGGCTGGCCGACCTGAGCAATTTCCGCTCGCAACAAATTGCGGCAGAGGTCTCCCTGCAGCAAGAACTGGCCGGCAAAAACCGGCTGGAAGCGCGCCTGGCCCAGACCCCGCCGGTGATTACAATTACAACAAAAATAGAGCCGCCGTTAGACGGGAGCGAGTTAAGTCCGGGCACTTCTGCCGGGCAGGTGGTGACGGAAGAGCCTAACCCGGCCTACGACCGGATCACCCAGGAATTAGCCGCAAGAGATGTTAAAATTACCGAATTGCAGGCCCGGGTAGCGGCCATCACAGCCACTGTTAAGGCACTGGATCGGGAAATAACCGGTCTGCAGGCGGAAATCGCCGGCAAGCGAGCCGAGCGGAGCCAACTGCAAGGGAGCGTGGACCGGCTTGAAGCCACCTACGGCGTTTTGGCGGATAACATCACCCGTACCCAAGTGATCAGGTCCATCAACATCGGGGACGCCAGCTTAATGGTGGTAGCCGGGGCGGTAACCCCGACCGATCCAGTTAAACCGAGAAAGATGTTGAACGTGGCCATCGCCTTTCTGCTGGGCTTAATGGTTTCCGTCTTCCTGGTCTTCTTGCTGGAGTTTTTAGACAACACCATCAAAACCCCGGCAGATATCGAGCGGCACCTGGCAGTTCCAGTGCTGGGGAGTATTCCTTTTCATGAACCAAGGGATAGCGTATCCGGCGTCGGTAAAAAGGGCTGGTTTGCGAACCAAAACGAACCTGTTCCCGGCGCTGCGGGCTACCCGGCGGCCGGCATCGCCCGCGGAGAAACCTCCGCCACCAAGGAATAG
- a CDS encoding CpsD/CapB family tyrosine-protein kinase has product MTRSILKPIAYHEPKSPATEAYRTLRTNIQYAAVDRPLQSLLITSAGPGEGKSLTAANLAIVMAHGGKKTLLVDCDLRKPMQQRLFGLSNLTGLTSLLVQGGDPAGVTKETMVPQLGLITSGLIPPNPAELLGSQAIRPLIEELKNRHEFVIFDGPPLIAVTDAALLAPWVDGVLLVIEAGKTRIDMVQEARSIIQNAGARLIGCVLNGVRRKTKDYHYYYYYAEKSGTDD; this is encoded by the coding sequence ATGACAAGAAGTATTTTAAAACCCATTGCCTACCACGAGCCCAAATCCCCGGCAACCGAGGCCTACCGGACGTTAAGAACCAACATCCAGTATGCCGCTGTGGATCGCCCTCTGCAGAGCCTTTTAATTACCAGCGCTGGGCCGGGAGAGGGCAAATCCCTTACGGCGGCTAACCTGGCAATAGTAATGGCACATGGCGGAAAAAAGACCCTCCTGGTGGACTGCGATTTAAGAAAGCCCATGCAGCAGCGCCTCTTCGGCCTGAGCAACCTGACCGGGCTCACCTCCCTTTTGGTACAGGGAGGTGACCCTGCCGGTGTAACAAAAGAAACTATGGTTCCCCAACTTGGACTGATCACCAGCGGCCTGATCCCCCCCAACCCCGCCGAACTGCTTGGCTCCCAAGCCATACGTCCGCTGATCGAAGAGCTGAAGAACAGGCATGAATTCGTAATTTTTGACGGACCGCCCCTCATTGCCGTTACCGATGCCGCCCTTCTGGCTCCCTGGGTGGACGGGGTACTCCTGGTTATCGAGGCCGGCAAGACCCGCATCGACATGGTGCAGGAGGCCAGGTCCATCATTCAAAACGCCGGGGCCCGGCTGATTGGCTGCGTGTTAAACGGCGTGCGCCGTAAAACCAAGGATTACCACTACTACTATTACTACGCGGAAAAGAGCGGTACCGATGATTGA
- the rfbC gene encoding dTDP-4-dehydrorhamnose 3,5-epimerase, producing MKTIATKLPGVLVIEPPVFGDARGFFMETWNQKRYAEAGLPASFVQDNLSFSKLGTLRGLHFQHPNAQGKLVYVLQGEVFDVAVDIRTGSPTFGQWVGVTLSAANKRQLYIPEGFAHGFCVTSETALFAYKCTDFYNPATEGGIAWDDPDLGIPWPDSKPILSEKDRNYPRLKELPPERLPIKSAGFQPAASK from the coding sequence ATGAAAACAATAGCCACGAAGCTGCCCGGGGTGTTGGTCATCGAGCCCCCGGTGTTCGGTGACGCCCGCGGCTTTTTTATGGAAACCTGGAACCAGAAGCGCTACGCCGAGGCCGGCCTGCCCGCTTCCTTCGTCCAGGACAACCTTTCTTTTTCGAAACTGGGCACTTTGCGCGGCCTGCACTTTCAGCATCCCAATGCCCAGGGCAAACTGGTCTATGTTTTGCAGGGCGAGGTGTTCGACGTAGCGGTAGATATCAGAACCGGCTCGCCTACCTTCGGTCAGTGGGTGGGGGTTACCCTATCCGCTGCCAATAAGCGCCAGCTCTATATTCCCGAAGGGTTTGCCCACGGCTTTTGCGTCACCAGTGAAACCGCCCTTTTTGCCTATAAGTGCACCGATTTTTACAATCCAGCGACCGAGGGCGGCATCGCCTGGGACGACCCGGACCTCGGCATCCCATGGCCAGACAGCAAGCCCATTTTGTCGGAAAAAGACCGGAATTACCCGAGGCTGAAAGAGCTTCCGCCGGAGCGGCTGCCAATTAAAAGCGCCGGCTTCCAGCCGGCAGCAAGCAAGTAG
- a CDS encoding S-layer homology domain-containing protein, with amino-acid sequence MRTIRRNKQWAGNICLVVFAALLFSMVFMGPGAAQSVAPTAAADEITWVEIPDDELTVPYDVDLWFLTIHLQAATPDLFMPLWYQLLVGGMVYETVYLDQYIYDIVYYDVDAAVYDLVYFVYSDLFISRTPFQLAVWYDDVLLRSVSIVFEGPPPEDPPGPTPWPGPGVGVPAPPPVVPGQPIVVTPTVVDGNATAVVDSGSVQSQLQAEPQANVVSLKVPATAGVTQLAVQLPTAVVNNLADAKRGINIETQFGTFLLPAGFLAAPEVINQMVPGARLELAVRAIPAAQADAQLAARPAGASPVGQVVEITMSVVNPAGASTAISTFAQRVWVSLPFEAARLGAAPAWSLGVYRLDEATNTWEFRGGKVNLAAGTVSAGLNAFSKFTVMAYHRTFADIRTHWSQQDVEIMASRHVARGIDQNRFEPDRNTTRSEFAALLLRSMGVAATRPARATFNDVAADKWYFAEVETARRVGLVIGYEDNTFRPEQRITRQEIAAMVNRAMGIAGKPVTMTDAEVNTLLARFADATSIAPWARHAAAAAVKAEIVKGRTATTLAPVAFGTRAEGTVMLKRMLVGLGEI; translated from the coding sequence ATGAGGACAATTCGCCGAAATAAGCAATGGGCGGGAAATATCTGCCTGGTTGTTTTTGCGGCCCTCCTTTTCTCCATGGTGTTTATGGGACCGGGAGCCGCTCAAAGTGTCGCTCCCACGGCAGCAGCAGATGAAATAACGTGGGTAGAGATTCCGGATGATGAGCTGACAGTACCCTACGATGTGGATCTCTGGTTTTTGACGATCCACCTGCAGGCCGCCACTCCGGATCTTTTCATGCCGTTGTGGTATCAACTCCTGGTAGGGGGTATGGTCTATGAAACCGTCTATCTCGACCAATATATCTATGACATAGTTTATTATGATGTTGATGCAGCAGTTTATGATTTGGTGTATTTCGTGTACAGCGACCTGTTCATTAGCCGCACACCTTTCCAGCTGGCCGTTTGGTACGACGACGTCCTGCTTAGGAGCGTCTCCATAGTTTTTGAGGGTCCGCCGCCGGAAGATCCGCCAGGCCCGACACCATGGCCAGGGCCGGGAGTTGGTGTGCCTGCCCCGCCGCCGGTTGTTCCTGGCCAGCCCATAGTTGTAACGCCTACGGTTGTTGACGGCAACGCCACCGCGGTTGTAGACAGCGGCTCTGTACAGAGCCAACTGCAGGCCGAACCCCAGGCCAATGTCGTTTCCCTAAAAGTTCCGGCAACGGCAGGAGTAACCCAGCTGGCAGTGCAATTACCTACTGCTGTGGTTAATAATTTGGCTGATGCCAAAAGAGGCATTAACATTGAAACCCAATTCGGTACTTTCCTGTTGCCGGCTGGGTTCCTGGCAGCTCCGGAGGTTATCAATCAAATGGTTCCGGGCGCGCGGCTTGAGCTAGCAGTAAGGGCCATTCCAGCGGCCCAGGCCGATGCCCAGTTGGCTGCAAGGCCAGCCGGGGCCTCGCCAGTGGGCCAGGTGGTGGAAATTACCATGTCAGTGGTAAATCCGGCCGGCGCGAGTACCGCCATCAGTACCTTCGCCCAGCGGGTCTGGGTCAGTCTGCCTTTCGAGGCTGCCCGGCTGGGGGCTGCCCCCGCCTGGAGCTTGGGGGTGTACCGGCTGGATGAAGCCACCAATACCTGGGAGTTCCGGGGTGGCAAGGTAAACCTTGCTGCCGGAACGGTATCGGCCGGGCTGAATGCCTTCAGCAAATTCACAGTCATGGCCTACCACCGGACCTTTGCCGACATCAGGACCCACTGGAGCCAACAGGACGTGGAGATCATGGCTTCCCGGCATGTTGCCAGAGGGATAGACCAGAACCGGTTTGAACCAGACCGGAACACCACCAGATCCGAATTCGCGGCGCTCTTGTTGCGGTCCATGGGTGTAGCGGCCACCAGGCCGGCTCGCGCTACCTTTAACGATGTGGCTGCAGACAAGTGGTACTTCGCCGAGGTAGAAACGGCCCGCCGGGTTGGTTTGGTAATCGGTTACGAGGACAACACCTTCCGGCCGGAGCAAAGAATAACCCGGCAGGAGATAGCGGCCATGGTTAACCGGGCCATGGGCATTGCCGGCAAGCCAGTTACAATGACCGACGCCGAAGTGAACACCCTGTTAGCGCGGTTTGCCGATGCCACAAGCATTGCCCCCTGGGCCAGGCACGCGGCTGCGGCAGCAGTAAAGGCCGAAATTGTTAAAGGCCGTACTGCCACCACCCTGGCGCCGGTAGCTTTCGGCACCCGGGCGGAAGGTACGGTAATGCTTAAGCGAATGCTGGTTGGACTAGGAGAAATATAA
- the rfbD gene encoding dTDP-4-dehydrorhamnose reductase — translation MPRALSPRILLTGKNGQVGWELHQTLTPLGEVVALDRQQLDLADPDQIRKRVREIKPDLIVNAAAYTAVDRAEAEPGLAMAVNGIAPGILAEEAKRIGAAIVHYSTDYVFDGTKATPYTEEDAPNPLNVYGRTKLAGEQAIRDVGVPHLILRTSWVYGMRGKNFLLTILRLAREREELKIVDDQTGAPTWSRAVAEATARILSAGPLSLAAAGIYHLTAAGSTTWYGFARAILTLDPDQSEQVCKHVRPIPTAEYPTPAARPAFSVLSNAKLKAFFGLTLPDWEQSLKSALVRDQVKSGANP, via the coding sequence ATGCCCCGCGCTTTATCGCCGCGCATCCTGCTCACCGGCAAAAACGGCCAGGTGGGCTGGGAGCTGCACCAGACCCTGACCCCCTTAGGCGAAGTAGTGGCCTTAGACCGCCAGCAGCTAGACCTGGCAGACCCCGATCAGATCCGGAAACGGGTGCGGGAAATCAAGCCCGATCTTATCGTCAACGCCGCCGCCTACACCGCTGTGGACCGGGCCGAAGCAGAGCCCGGACTGGCTATGGCCGTAAACGGTATCGCCCCTGGAATCTTGGCCGAAGAAGCCAAGCGGATCGGTGCGGCCATTGTGCATTACTCCACCGATTATGTTTTCGACGGCACCAAGGCCACCCCCTATACCGAAGAAGATGCACCAAACCCCCTGAATGTTTACGGGCGCACCAAGCTGGCTGGCGAACAGGCCATTCGGGATGTGGGAGTGCCGCATCTTATCTTGCGCACCAGTTGGGTATATGGCATGCGCGGCAAAAACTTTCTGCTCACCATCCTTCGATTGGCCCGGGAACGGGAAGAACTAAAAATAGTTGACGACCAAACAGGCGCCCCCACCTGGAGCCGCGCCGTCGCCGAGGCCACAGCCCGGATCTTATCAGCCGGCCCCCTGTCCCTGGCCGCCGCCGGTATTTATCACCTGACAGCCGCCGGCAGCACCACCTGGTACGGGTTTGCCAGAGCGATCCTGACGCTTGATCCAGACCAGAGCGAGCAGGTCTGCAAACATGTTAGACCAATCCCGACCGCCGAATATCCCACCCCTGCCGCCCGCCCGGCTTTTTCGGTGCTGTCAAATGCCAAGCTAAAGGCTTTTTTTGGCCTGACGTTACCAGACTGGGAACAGAGTTTAAAATCGGCTTTAGTGAGGGACCAAGTTAAATCTGGGGCCAATCCTTAA
- a CDS encoding O-antigen ligase family protein has translation MPGLAAKAVPKPDRQPLLYLNLQPLVLLGLGLLLFFPPFLRGLFFAPELLVTHQLAAAIFLAFVLDRAIKREPFTFSHPLDWLLLGLFLAYLASISVAVNLRGAVGEALKYLNYFLVYFMISRSSRNEQTINYLLHIVFAGAVGVALIGLLSATGHLNYPGAWAGTHINSTLQYRNALAGYLVAAQIVGFTLWVRARNPLHQTLLALGSLLMVTVLLLSQSRGGWIVYPLAVAVWLAGLRDRFWRGCYLFFLNLGLAMLTARFFLPEVLAKDGTGAVKVLLVACGVMVAAQLLVALGDYLLARRDLEQPYRALLTYGGLLYIAAVVGTYLFYAAQALPRVGTQFLPAALLDRAGTISLEDPSAVSRFVFFRDALEIIKNHPLLGAGGGAWNTLYHRYKEGAYFTTEVHSVFMQTWVETGTIGFLLFTGFWLVLAYVLWRLATSPAAPGYPLVWGSGVAALALVGHSAIDFNLSLPALAILVWALAGIVRGGITGTEFQSGYRPGFNQLASIIGKALGKAPAIPQKQHVNHRPWLQLAVGLLLALALWLPAWRFYQAGVLGAEGARAINAQKPFAAKELMEKAHRLDPFTATYLADLAQVEAALGLARKDPAALQKAKEYARTAVRLEPFNPRVRATTSVVYLLIGYPDQAVAEAHALITINPLDVGAYEFYGRTAMAAARHYLARREFPMARTYLERVAQLPARVEAKARESPAPKPGQRQRKMTVTPLISLSAGQAVCLLGDYLTAEKLLQSAAKQKELAAEASLWLAVTAARSNSQAQAEKHLARARTEQRAADAVFKEIIQTPALK, from the coding sequence ATGCCGGGACTAGCTGCCAAAGCAGTGCCAAAGCCAGACCGCCAACCGCTGTTATACCTGAACCTGCAACCCCTGGTACTGCTTGGCCTGGGCTTGTTGCTATTTTTCCCGCCCTTTTTGCGCGGCCTGTTTTTTGCGCCCGAGCTGCTGGTTACCCATCAGCTGGCAGCCGCCATCTTCCTGGCCTTCGTTTTAGACCGGGCCATTAAAAGAGAACCGTTCACCTTTTCCCACCCGTTAGACTGGTTGCTCCTAGGCCTTTTTTTGGCTTACCTTGCCTCAATCAGCGTGGCGGTTAACCTGCGCGGAGCCGTGGGCGAAGCCTTAAAATACCTGAACTATTTTCTGGTTTACTTTATGATCTCTCGCAGTTCCCGTAACGAACAAACAATTAATTACCTTCTGCACATAGTCTTTGCCGGGGCGGTTGGCGTGGCTCTGATCGGCCTCCTCTCGGCAACCGGGCACCTTAATTATCCCGGGGCCTGGGCGGGCACCCATATCAACTCTACTTTGCAGTACAGAAACGCGCTGGCCGGGTACCTGGTGGCGGCCCAGATTGTAGGGTTCACCCTGTGGGTCCGGGCCAGAAACCCCCTGCACCAAACCCTGCTGGCCTTAGGGAGCCTGCTTATGGTCACCGTGCTTTTGCTTAGCCAGTCCAGAGGCGGGTGGATTGTTTACCCCCTGGCGGTGGCGGTCTGGCTGGCCGGCCTGCGGGACCGTTTCTGGCGGGGCTGTTACCTTTTCTTTCTGAATTTAGGGCTGGCGATGCTGACAGCCCGCTTCTTCCTGCCCGAGGTCCTGGCTAAAGACGGCACCGGTGCCGTCAAGGTCCTGCTGGTTGCTTGCGGTGTCATGGTGGCGGCCCAATTGCTGGTAGCCCTGGGCGATTACCTGCTGGCCAGGCGGGACCTGGAGCAGCCATACCGGGCGCTTCTAACTTATGGCGGCCTCCTGTACATTGCCGCCGTTGTCGGCACCTATTTGTTCTACGCTGCTCAGGCACTGCCCCGGGTGGGGACCCAGTTTTTGCCGGCGGCCCTCCTGGACAGAGCCGGCACCATCAGCCTGGAAGACCCGAGTGCTGTAAGCAGGTTTGTTTTTTTCCGCGATGCCTTGGAGATCATCAAAAACCACCCCCTGTTAGGCGCCGGCGGAGGAGCCTGGAACACCCTCTACCATCGGTATAAAGAGGGCGCATACTTTACCACCGAGGTCCACAGCGTTTTCATGCAGACCTGGGTGGAAACCGGCACCATCGGTTTTCTGCTCTTTACAGGTTTCTGGCTGGTGCTGGCCTATGTCCTTTGGCGATTAGCGACTAGCCCTGCCGCCCCAGGTTACCCCCTGGTCTGGGGGAGCGGGGTGGCCGCCCTGGCCCTGGTGGGTCATAGCGCCATCGATTTCAATTTATCCCTGCCGGCCCTGGCGATCTTAGTGTGGGCCCTGGCCGGGATCGTTCGCGGAGGCATCACCGGGACTGAGTTCCAATCCGGCTATCGGCCCGGTTTTAATCAGCTTGCATCCATAATAGGGAAAGCATTAGGGAAAGCACCGGCTATCCCGCAAAAACAACACGTTAATCATAGGCCTTGGTTGCAGCTGGCCGTCGGCCTCCTTTTGGCCTTGGCTTTATGGCTGCCGGCCTGGCGGTTTTACCAGGCTGGCGTCCTGGGAGCCGAGGGAGCCAGGGCTATCAACGCTCAAAAACCTTTTGCGGCAAAGGAGCTAATGGAAAAAGCCCACCGGCTGGACCCCTTTACCGCCACTTACCTTGCCGACCTGGCCCAGGTGGAAGCCGCCCTGGGGCTGGCCAGAAAAGACCCCGCCGCCTTGCAGAAGGCGAAGGAATATGCCCGAACAGCAGTCCGGCTGGAGCCCTTTAATCCCCGGGTGCGCGCCACAACCTCCGTGGTTTACCTGCTGATTGGGTACCCCGACCAGGCAGTGGCCGAGGCCCATGCCTTAATAACCATCAACCCCCTGGATGTGGGAGCTTACGAGTTTTACGGGCGCACAGCCATGGCAGCTGCCAGGCACTACCTGGCCAGACGGGAGTTCCCCATGGCCAGGACCTACCTGGAGCGGGTAGCCCAATTGCCGGCCCGGGTCGAAGCCAAGGCCAGAGAAAGCCCTGCCCCCAAACCCGGCCAAAGGCAGCGAAAAATGACGGTGACTCCCCTGATATCCTTAAGCGCAGGCCAGGCGGTCTGCCTGTTGGGGGACTACCTAACGGCGGAAAAGCTGCTTCAATCGGCCGCAAAACAAAAAGAACTGGCCGCCGAAGCCTCCCTCTGGCTGGCGGTAACGGCGGCCCGCAGCAATAGCCAGGCCCAGGCGGAAAAGCACCTGGCCCGGGCCAGAACCGAACAGCGGGCGGCAGACGCGGTATTTAAAGAAATAATACAAACTCCGGCATTAAAATAA
- a CDS encoding Gfo/Idh/MocA family oxidoreductase, with the protein MDIIEALNFALIGCGHIAAKHAQAIANIKEARLAAVCDTSPARSAPFRDKHGAREYSDYRQLLQDPGIDVVCICTPSGLHARMAVDAARAGKHVVVEKPLALTLANAGQIIDECRKAGVKLAVVHPNRFKPAVQALKKALDDGRFGTITHGSATVRWNRNQAYFDQDAWRGTKDLDGGALMNQAIHNIDLLQWMLGPVVEVFAYTTTRLRKIETEDLGVAALKFAGGALGIVEAATTLYPANLEETLAVFGETGTAVINGVTASQLNTWRVAGYTEDEAASLKQAVNSATAKPGHQVILEDLAEAIRTGREPLVNGEEGKKALAIILAIYRSARAGVPVRLSNAERGN; encoded by the coding sequence GTGGACATCATCGAGGCCCTTAATTTCGCCCTTATCGGCTGCGGCCATATTGCCGCCAAACACGCCCAGGCCATTGCCAACATAAAGGAGGCCCGCCTGGCGGCGGTGTGCGATACCAGCCCCGCCCGCTCCGCCCCCTTCCGGGACAAGCATGGCGCCAGGGAATACAGCGACTACCGGCAGTTATTGCAAGACCCCGGGATAGACGTGGTATGTATCTGCACCCCCAGCGGCCTCCATGCCCGAATGGCTGTAGACGCCGCCAGGGCCGGCAAGCATGTGGTGGTGGAAAAACCCCTGGCCCTGACCCTGGCCAATGCCGGCCAGATCATCGACGAGTGCCGTAAGGCAGGGGTTAAGCTGGCGGTGGTGCACCCCAACCGTTTTAAGCCGGCGGTCCAAGCACTGAAAAAAGCTTTAGACGATGGCCGCTTTGGTACCATCACCCACGGCAGCGCCACCGTCAGATGGAACCGCAACCAGGCCTATTTCGACCAGGACGCCTGGCGCGGCACCAAAGACTTGGACGGCGGCGCCCTGATGAACCAGGCCATACATAACATAGATTTGCTCCAGTGGATGCTGGGCCCGGTGGTCGAGGTCTTTGCCTACACCACCACCCGCTTAAGGAAGATCGAAACCGAAGACCTGGGAGTGGCCGCGCTTAAATTCGCCGGCGGCGCCCTGGGTATCGTTGAGGCGGCAACCACCCTCTACCCTGCCAACCTGGAAGAAACTTTGGCAGTATTCGGTGAAACCGGTACCGCCGTGATTAATGGCGTAACCGCTTCCCAGCTAAATACCTGGCGGGTGGCCGGATACACCGAAGACGAGGCCGCCAGCCTCAAACAGGCGGTAAACAGCGCCACAGCCAAGCCAGGGCACCAGGTCATCCTGGAGGATCTGGCGGAAGCCATCAGAACAGGCCGGGAACCACTGGTTAACGGTGAAGAAGGGAAAAAAGCCCTGGCGATCATCCTGGCCATTTACAGGTCGGCCAGGGCGGGAGTGCCTGTCAGGCTTTCGAATGCAGAAAGGGGCAATTAG
- a CDS encoding nucleotide sugar dehydrogenase, with product MITGLLGRRGELAITQLTGAGHLTRAELKRKFAVRTANVAVVGLGYVGLPLAVEKAKVGFQVMGIEQNPKRAYNVNNGENYILDVKDEELKKVVHAGKLKAYTGFSCLPGADAIVICVPTPLTPNLDPDISYIVSVTKEIATHLRPGQLIILESTTYPGTTQEVILPQLEATGLKVGQDFFVAFSPERVDPGNKRYTTQNTSKVVGGITPACLDVAQTFYAQTIHMVIPVSTPAAAEMTKVFENTYRAVNIALVNEMMLLCDKMGLDVWEVVDAAATKPFGIQTFYPGPGVGGHCIPIDPFYLTWKAREYGFHTRFIELAGEINLEVSCYVVNKVGQALNRVQKCLNGAKILVLGVAYKKDVADVRESPALRIIDQLLQSGAEITYHDPLIPFVEPHGRSIFSAESVPLAKSALAAADCVLIITDHSGIDYEWVVQHSRLVVDTRNATKHVQDNRRKIVKI from the coding sequence ATGATAACAGGACTTTTGGGGAGGCGTGGAGAGTTGGCAATAACGCAATTAACTGGTGCCGGTCACTTAACCAGGGCGGAACTGAAAAGAAAATTTGCTGTCCGGACTGCTAATGTGGCTGTCGTTGGCCTGGGCTATGTCGGCCTGCCGCTGGCAGTTGAAAAGGCCAAGGTGGGCTTTCAGGTTATGGGCATCGAGCAGAACCCCAAAAGGGCCTACAATGTTAATAACGGCGAAAACTACATCCTCGATGTGAAAGACGAAGAGCTGAAAAAGGTTGTTCATGCGGGCAAACTTAAAGCCTACACAGGTTTTTCCTGTCTGCCGGGGGCAGATGCCATCGTCATCTGCGTGCCCACTCCTCTTACCCCCAACCTGGATCCGGATATTTCTTACATTGTAAGTGTCACCAAAGAAATTGCCACCCATCTGCGCCCTGGCCAACTGATTATATTGGAAAGCACCACCTACCCGGGTACCACCCAGGAGGTTATCCTTCCCCAGCTGGAGGCAACCGGTTTAAAGGTGGGACAAGACTTTTTCGTTGCTTTTTCCCCCGAACGGGTAGACCCGGGCAATAAGCGCTACACCACCCAAAACACCTCCAAGGTGGTGGGCGGCATAACCCCGGCCTGCCTGGATGTGGCACAGACCTTCTATGCCCAAACCATTCATATGGTAATACCGGTTTCCACCCCTGCGGCGGCCGAGATGACCAAGGTTTTTGAAAACACCTACCGGGCAGTGAACATCGCCCTGGTCAACGAGATGATGCTCTTATGCGACAAAATGGGGCTCGATGTGTGGGAAGTGGTGGATGCCGCCGCTACCAAGCCCTTCGGCATCCAGACCTTTTACCCCGGACCCGGGGTAGGAGGCCACTGCATTCCCATCGACCCCTTCTACCTGACCTGGAAAGCCCGGGAATACGGCTTCCATACCAGGTTTATCGAGCTGGCGGGGGAAATAAACTTGGAAGTCTCCTGCTATGTAGTCAACAAGGTAGGGCAGGCCCTGAACCGGGTGCAAAAGTGCCTTAACGGGGCCAAGATACTGGTCCTGGGCGTGGCCTACAAAAAAGACGTGGCCGATGTGAGAGAATCCCCGGCCCTGCGCATTATCGACCAGCTGCTCCAAAGCGGGGCGGAAATTACCTATCACGACCCCCTGATCCCCTTTGTGGAACCCCACGGCCGGAGCATCTTCAGCGCCGAGAGCGTACCCCTGGCCAAAAGCGCGCTGGCAGCGGCCGACTGTGTCCTGATCATTACCGATCACTCCGGCATTGACTATGAATGGGTGGTACAACACTCCCGGCTCGTGGTCGATACCAGAAACGCTACCAAGCATGTGCAAGACAACAGGAGGAAAATAGTCAAGATCTGA